A DNA window from Maribellus comscasis contains the following coding sequences:
- the larE gene encoding ATP-dependent sacrificial sulfur transferase LarE has translation MSVLTIQIQQKLGELEKWYKSRKGSIVAFSGGIDSTLVLFLARKFQGRENAVGVISNSESLKKKDFELAQEICSQFDIYLEIIKTNELADERYNVNPVNRCFFCKEHLYSDLSAVKNKYPDFDVLNGTNFDDFGDYRPGLQAASNHEILSPMADCKIAKEELRQLARYFELPNWDKPASPCLSSRIPYNHVITRQKLQQVEDAENMLNEMGFSDVRVRHYDSYGKIEVPSEEVERLVLMQDEVTARITSLGFEKCVIDTEGLVSGKLNRAIKNQINTSN, from the coding sequence ATGTCGGTATTGACGATTCAAATACAACAAAAATTAGGTGAACTCGAAAAATGGTACAAATCCCGAAAGGGATCAATCGTAGCGTTTTCCGGGGGAATTGATTCAACTTTAGTATTATTTTTAGCACGGAAATTTCAGGGACGCGAGAATGCTGTTGGCGTAATTTCCAACTCTGAAAGCTTAAAGAAAAAGGATTTTGAATTGGCGCAGGAGATTTGCAGCCAGTTTGACATTTATTTGGAAATAATAAAAACCAATGAGCTTGCCGACGAGCGTTACAATGTGAATCCGGTAAATCGCTGTTTTTTTTGCAAAGAACATTTGTACAGCGATTTAAGTGCTGTGAAAAATAAATATCCTGATTTTGATGTGTTGAATGGGACCAATTTTGACGATTTTGGTGATTACCGCCCGGGATTACAGGCCGCTTCAAATCATGAGATTCTTTCACCGATGGCCGATTGCAAAATCGCAAAGGAAGAACTTCGGCAGTTGGCACGGTATTTTGAATTGCCTAATTGGGATAAACCTGCAAGTCCGTGTCTCAGCTCCCGAATTCCATATAATCATGTTATCACACGACAAAAACTTCAGCAGGTGGAAGATGCTGAAAATATGTTGAATGAGATGGGTTTTTCAGACGTTCGTGTGCGCCACTATGATTCGTACGGAAAAATAGAGGTCCCGAGTGAAGAAGTGGAACGTTTGGTGCTGATGCAGGATGAAGTAACGGCGAGAATTACATCGCTTGGATTTGAGAAATGTGTGATAGATACCGAAGGTTTGGTTTCAGGGAAATTGAACCGGGCTATAAAAAATCAGATTAATACATCCAATTAA
- the miaB gene encoding tRNA (N6-isopentenyl adenosine(37)-C2)-methylthiotransferase MiaB: MQQKKLYIETYGCQMNVADSEVVAAILQEKNYQLATEIEEADAIFLNTCSVRDNAEQRIWNKLENYNSLRKKNKNLIVGVLGCMAERVGENFLNKGMADLVAGPDAYRDLPFLIDKVEHGENAVNVELSTNETYDKITPVRIGDKAISGFVSITRGCNNFCTYCIVPYTRGRERSRAPEDILNEVRDLSAKSYKEVTLLGQNVNSYQWLPEGERKPVKFWDLLEMVAQVDPSMRVRFTTSHPKDMSDKVLRKIAEYPNICKHIHLPFQSGSSRILKLMNRKYDREWYLDRIKAIKSIVPDCGLSTDVFTGFCSETEEDHAETLSLMEEVKFDMAFMFKYSERPGTYAHKHLTDDIPEEIKTRRLNDVIRLQNRMSMESNQNDIGKTVEVLVEGFSKKSDDMLFGRTSQNKVAVFPKYNFKKGDFVQVRIEKCTQTTLIGDILK; the protein is encoded by the coding sequence ATGCAGCAAAAGAAACTTTATATTGAAACCTATGGTTGTCAGATGAATGTCGCCGACAGTGAGGTTGTGGCAGCCATTCTTCAGGAAAAAAATTATCAACTGGCGACTGAAATTGAAGAGGCAGACGCCATTTTCTTAAATACATGCTCAGTTCGCGACAATGCAGAACAGCGCATTTGGAATAAACTGGAAAACTACAACAGCCTTCGAAAAAAGAATAAAAACCTGATTGTTGGAGTTCTCGGATGTATGGCCGAGCGCGTTGGCGAAAATTTTCTAAACAAAGGAATGGCAGATTTGGTTGCCGGGCCGGATGCATACCGCGATCTTCCTTTTTTAATCGACAAAGTTGAGCACGGCGAAAATGCTGTAAACGTTGAACTTTCGACGAATGAAACTTACGATAAAATTACGCCGGTAAGAATTGGCGACAAAGCAATTTCGGGTTTTGTGAGCATTACGCGCGGCTGCAATAATTTTTGTACCTACTGCATTGTTCCCTACACTCGTGGACGAGAACGAAGCCGCGCCCCGGAAGATATTTTAAATGAAGTTCGCGATCTTTCAGCAAAAAGCTACAAGGAAGTTACCTTACTGGGACAAAATGTAAATTCATACCAATGGTTGCCCGAGGGAGAAAGAAAGCCTGTTAAATTCTGGGATTTGCTGGAAATGGTTGCGCAAGTGGATCCAAGTATGCGAGTTCGGTTTACAACTTCGCATCCAAAAGATATGTCGGATAAAGTGCTGCGAAAAATTGCGGAATATCCAAATATTTGCAAACATATCCACCTGCCGTTTCAATCGGGAAGTTCGCGTATTTTGAAATTGATGAACCGAAAATATGATCGCGAGTGGTACCTCGACCGGATTAAAGCCATTAAAAGTATTGTTCCCGACTGCGGACTTTCAACCGACGTTTTCACCGGATTTTGTTCGGAAACGGAAGAAGACCACGCAGAAACTCTTTCGTTAATGGAAGAAGTAAAATTCGACATGGCTTTTATGTTTAAATATTCAGAGCGACCGGGAACGTACGCTCATAAACATCTGACAGATGATATTCCGGAAGAAATAAAAACGCGGCGACTAAATGATGTAATTCGGCTTCAAAACCGGATGTCGATGGAAAGTAATCAAAACGACATTGGGAAAACGGTTGAAGTTTTGGTGGAAGGCTTTTCAAAAAAATCGGACGATATGTTGTTTGGAAGAACTTCGCAAAATAAAGTTGCTGTATTTCCAAAATACAATTTCAAGAAAGGCGATTTTGTGCAGGTAAGAATTGAAAAATGCACACAAACCACACTGATTGGAGATATTTTAAAATAA
- a CDS encoding carboxymuconolactone decarboxylase family protein yields MGKLVGEFNAYRSKMNEKILASDNKVMKRIYGIDTLTYQEGALSTKVKEMLGLATSMVLRCDDCVKYHLEKCYEQGVTTKEIFEVFSVANLVGGTIVIPHTRRAVEYWEELHDGKN; encoded by the coding sequence ATGGGAAAGTTAGTTGGAGAATTTAATGCTTACCGTTCGAAAATGAATGAAAAAATTCTGGCTTCGGACAACAAAGTAATGAAGCGAATTTACGGAATTGACACACTAACCTATCAGGAAGGTGCGTTAAGTACAAAAGTTAAAGAAATGCTTGGGCTGGCCACTTCGATGGTGTTGCGCTGCGACGACTGTGTAAAATACCATCTTGAAAAATGTTACGAACAAGGGGTCACAACCAAAGAAATTTTTGAAGTTTTTTCGGTAGCAAATCTGGTTGGAGGAACCATTGTAATCCCGCACACCCGGAGGGCTGTTGAATACTGGGAAGAACTACACGATGGCAAAAACTAA
- a CDS encoding NifB/NifX family molybdenum-iron cluster-binding protein yields the protein MDKIFAISSAGKTEKSFLDLRFGKCENIVFYNATQDSFSIIENPYKNSDHSGIKLVKFLQNEKVSTIITGEVGPMVSNLLEKEKLQLVLLDEERIKIEEIISRIQKK from the coding sequence ATGGATAAAATATTTGCAATTTCATCAGCGGGAAAAACAGAAAAATCCTTTCTTGATTTACGATTTGGGAAATGTGAAAACATAGTTTTTTACAATGCAACGCAGGATTCTTTTTCTATCATTGAGAATCCCTATAAGAATTCAGATCACAGTGGAATAAAACTGGTAAAATTTTTACAAAACGAAAAAGTCTCAACCATTATTACCGGTGAGGTTGGTCCAATGGTTAGCAATCTGCTTGAGAAAGAAAAACTACAGCTGGTTCTTTTAGATGAAGAAAGGATTAAAATTGAGGAAATAATTTCACGTATTCAAAAAAAATAA
- the yjjX gene encoding inosine/xanthosine triphosphatase: protein MRLNEKKIKIVVASENPVKISAVKEGFLDFYSTVEVESVEVDSGVSDQPVSDVETKLGAHNRAVGAKHKIPDANFWVGIEGGIEHSEKRTTAFAWIVVLSKDNSGEARTTTFLLPPAIADLVKSGRELGTAIDIIFNQENSKQKQGAVGLLTKNKISRTQLYVQAVQLSLIPFINTGLF from the coding sequence ATGAGATTAAACGAAAAAAAAATAAAAATTGTTGTAGCCTCTGAAAACCCGGTAAAAATTAGTGCCGTAAAAGAAGGATTTTTAGATTTTTATTCGACGGTTGAAGTTGAAAGCGTTGAGGTTGACTCGGGAGTGTCTGACCAACCTGTCAGCGACGTGGAAACAAAACTTGGAGCGCATAACCGCGCTGTTGGTGCAAAACATAAAATACCCGATGCAAATTTTTGGGTTGGAATCGAAGGTGGTATTGAACACTCGGAGAAAAGAACGACCGCATTTGCGTGGATTGTCGTTTTGTCAAAAGATAACAGTGGTGAAGCCAGAACGACAACTTTTCTTTTACCTCCTGCGATAGCTGATTTAGTAAAAAGCGGAAGAGAATTGGGGACTGCAATTGATATTATTTTTAACCAGGAGAATTCAAAACAAAAACAGGGGGCGGTGGGCTTGCTCACAAAAAACAAAATCAGCCGCACACAACTGTATGTTCAGGCTGTACAACTGTCTTTGATTCCTTTTATTAACACCGGTTTATTTTAA
- a CDS encoding GNAT family N-acetyltransferase, with translation MKVREAKPEDILSIVDFQIAMAKETEGIELHLPTVELGVKAVLNDASKGRYYVTEVNDEIIGSLLTTYEWSDWRNGTVLWIQSVYVRPNFRRKGVYRNMYSHLKHKVLEDEKLKGIRLYADKSNISAHKTYKKLGMSPEHYTTFEWLK, from the coding sequence ATGAAAGTTAGAGAAGCAAAACCGGAGGACATCCTTTCAATTGTCGATTTTCAAATTGCAATGGCAAAAGAAACGGAAGGAATTGAACTGCACCTCCCGACTGTTGAACTTGGTGTGAAAGCAGTTTTGAACGATGCCAGCAAAGGCAGATATTATGTTACTGAAGTTAATGACGAAATTATTGGATCACTCTTAACCACCTATGAATGGAGTGACTGGAGAAATGGAACAGTATTGTGGATTCAGTCGGTTTATGTACGCCCAAACTTCAGAAGAAAAGGCGTGTACAGAAATATGTATTCTCATCTTAAACACAAAGTTCTTGAGGACGAAAAGCTTAAAGGAATACGACTGTATGCTGATAAATCAAACATCTCTGCACACAAAACCTATAAAAAGCTGGGAATGAGCCCCGAGCATTATACAACTTTCGAATGGCTAAAATAA
- a CDS encoding VIT1/CCC1 transporter family protein, whose amino-acid sequence MKSLTPLVRNQIIKAQRAEITEYYTYKKLAQKAKSKSNRNVLSEIADDEKRHYEIWKKYSGREVNPSRWDIKKYYWLARIFGLTFGLKLMERGEERAQINYKHIGKEIPEAIQISKEENDHEKELIALIDEDQLKYIGSIVLGLNDALVEILGTLAGLTFALQNNRLVALAGVIAGIAGALSMASSEYLSNKSEGKEDGAIKSAIFTGIAYVFAVIFLVVPYFVLNSPFLSLAWAVLDSVFVVFIFSYYISVANDQSFKKRFLEMIVLSTVVGLISFGLGYLARLIFGIEV is encoded by the coding sequence ATGAAATCTTTGACACCGCTTGTAAGAAATCAGATTATTAAAGCGCAGCGTGCTGAAATAACTGAGTACTATACCTATAAAAAGTTAGCTCAAAAAGCCAAAAGCAAGTCAAACCGAAATGTTTTAAGCGAGATTGCTGACGACGAAAAGAGACACTATGAAATATGGAAAAAATATAGCGGCCGGGAAGTAAATCCAAGCCGCTGGGATATAAAAAAATATTACTGGCTTGCGCGTATTTTCGGACTAACATTCGGGCTAAAATTGATGGAGCGGGGTGAAGAAAGGGCACAGATTAATTACAAACATATTGGAAAAGAAATTCCCGAGGCTATTCAAATAAGCAAAGAAGAAAACGACCACGAAAAGGAACTTATTGCACTAATTGATGAAGACCAGTTAAAATACATCGGTTCAATTGTTTTGGGATTAAATGATGCCCTGGTTGAAATTTTAGGAACTTTAGCCGGTTTAACGTTTGCTCTTCAAAACAATCGTTTGGTAGCGTTGGCAGGGGTTATCGCCGGAATTGCCGGGGCACTATCAATGGCTTCCTCTGAATACCTCTCAAACAAATCGGAAGGAAAAGAAGACGGCGCAATCAAATCGGCTATTTTTACAGGAATAGCTTATGTTTTTGCTGTGATTTTCCTGGTTGTTCCTTATTTTGTGCTTAACTCACCATTTTTAAGCTTAGCCTGGGCTGTTCTTGATTCTGTTTTTGTAGTATTTATTTTTAGTTATTACATTTCGGTGGCCAATGATCAGTCGTTTAAAAAACGTTTTTTAGAAATGATTGTTCTGAGTACTGTGGTTGGATTGATCTCGTTTGGCTTGGGGTATCTGGCACGTTTAATTTTTGGAATTGAAGTTTAA
- a CDS encoding AlbA family DNA-binding domain-containing protein yields the protein MSIYLHKLIEEGEHQQQDFKYCINDSKKIAKSLVAFANTDGGRLLIGVKDNGKIAGIRTDEEFYMVESAAKIYSTPAINFSTKQWQVEGKTVLEIGIDASEDRPHFAKDESGKWLAYVRMKDENVLAHKIQIEVWKKQNSLKGIYFTYSEDEKFLVEYLQKNEQITFSKFMRLAHISRRKAEEVLSNFVVMDVIRMNTNREGTHFFLNTEIGEKELQKFE from the coding sequence TTGAGTATTTACCTACATAAATTAATTGAAGAGGGAGAGCATCAGCAGCAGGATTTTAAATACTGTATTAACGACTCAAAAAAAATTGCAAAATCGCTGGTCGCTTTTGCCAACACCGATGGCGGACGTTTGCTGATTGGAGTAAAAGACAATGGCAAAATTGCAGGAATACGCACCGATGAAGAATTTTATATGGTAGAATCGGCGGCCAAGATTTATAGTACACCTGCAATTAACTTCTCAACCAAACAATGGCAGGTAGAAGGGAAAACTGTTCTGGAAATTGGCATTGACGCAAGTGAGGACAGACCTCATTTTGCGAAGGATGAAAGTGGAAAGTGGCTGGCCTATGTGCGGATGAAGGACGAAAATGTCCTTGCTCACAAGATACAAATTGAAGTATGGAAAAAACAAAACAGCCTGAAAGGAATTTATTTTACATACTCTGAGGATGAAAAATTTCTGGTTGAATATCTGCAAAAAAATGAACAAATAACTTTTTCAAAATTTATGCGACTTGCCCATATTTCGAGACGAAAAGCTGAAGAAGTTCTGAGTAACTTTGTAGTTATGGATGTGATTCGAATGAATACAAACAGAGAAGGAACTCACTTCTTTCTCAACACTGAAATTGGTGAGAAAGAATTACAAAAATTTGAATAA
- a CDS encoding PAS domain S-box protein → MEIYNLEKKDNTPYQIFKIIIIENDASFNQQINQSLINAGFQTIVTSSGEEALSKIQGKDNEILLLDFNLSDFPAELLIEKLEKTYKKTPNLLLLAAKNSEKRILSMLRLGAHDYIVKDSGFLDILVEKLKRVCLLVEKHIKLEQTAKALQESESKFHHLNETLTQGVIYQDKKGKIISANSAAKKIFEVSEERIKNVDLENIDWEVIDEDKNTLPKKEFPSSVVFRTGKKVENVLIGVKKPTESNYIWLIISSVPKFSKNNKKLLGVCSTFLEVTKRILAEEKLQQKSTLLNQTADVAKIGGWEVNLKKNTVEWTITTKKIHEVANDYIPTIDDAINFYTPESRVIVKNAVEEAINKGVSYNLELQITTAKGKKKWTNAIGIPEMRGNKCVRFHGIFQDITERKLAETKRLELNRKLKNKEKQLEAINQQLRAHEQQLKNANQQLITTNQQLTVNEVQLKTLIEQLLLKEKELKKNKETVEKYLDLAAEIVLSLDSKGRILMINESGEKLLGYEKDELIGKNWFSTCIPAAAKKQIKNVFNNILQNNKSNYSTFESEILTKTGDIKTILWHNTIFPDPNNENAGTLSSGEDITSRKKYENHIIELNQQLLLAQNIGKLAHWRVDLTENQAHWSDEMFNLYGIPIAEGELTYKEQKKYIHPEDWNLFHNSIQKLKNEDVPYDIQIRLIRRDKKIVWTRTKGFSQKNEDGEIFELYGVVQDITDYKNTENELIEQKLLFENMFNAIEDAIVITDIERRVKLVNEGVKKTFKYTKKELDGKNSGILYTDIAEYTDVGLKIFGNEAPDKKYYYVSNYKRANKTTFPGETFGTKLFNAKGEWIGNLAIIRDITERVKYIEDIKKAKEKAEEADRLKSAFLANMSHEIRTPMNGILGFTSLLNEPGLTGEEKQRFIDIIQQSGNRMLNTINDLIDISRIETGQVELFFKSVNLKEEVENQYNFFTAEANKKGLTLFLEDKLDEEEKYFGTDLKKISSIITNLVKNAIKYTDRGYIEIGMEKRDSNLIFYVKDTGIGIPKQRQSAIFDRFVQADIGDSRAYEGSGLGLSITKAYVEMLGGEIHVHSKIGVGTLFTVVLPEISEKQKAKEEKPDKVSVTVNNGLKKLNVLIAEDDETSFLHLSFLLENYAKQIHRAKTGLEAVKLFKINSDLDLVLMDIKMPDMDGFEATKEIRKIDPDVVIIAQTAYALEGDRAKTLEAGCNSYISKPIDKGKLISLIKKYF, encoded by the coding sequence ATGGAGATCTATAATCTAGAAAAAAAAGACAACACCCCATACCAGATATTCAAAATCATAATTATAGAAAACGACGCAAGCTTCAACCAACAAATAAACCAGAGTCTAATCAATGCAGGTTTTCAAACAATTGTCACATCCTCGGGGGAAGAAGCATTATCGAAGATACAAGGGAAAGATAACGAAATCCTTTTGCTTGATTTCAATTTGTCTGACTTCCCGGCAGAGCTCTTAATAGAAAAATTGGAAAAAACTTATAAAAAAACTCCCAATTTGCTGCTGCTTGCAGCAAAGAATAGCGAAAAAAGGATTCTCAGCATGCTACGTCTTGGTGCACATGATTATATCGTAAAAGATTCCGGTTTTCTTGATATTTTGGTGGAAAAGTTAAAGCGGGTTTGCCTCCTAGTTGAAAAACATATAAAACTTGAACAAACTGCAAAGGCATTACAGGAAAGTGAATCTAAGTTTCATCATCTTAACGAAACGCTTACCCAAGGAGTAATCTACCAAGACAAAAAAGGAAAAATTATTTCTGCCAATTCGGCTGCCAAAAAAATATTTGAGGTCAGTGAAGAAAGAATAAAAAATGTAGATTTGGAAAATATCGACTGGGAAGTTATTGATGAAGACAAAAATACTCTTCCAAAAAAAGAATTTCCATCTTCAGTTGTTTTTCGAACAGGCAAAAAAGTTGAAAACGTTCTAATCGGGGTAAAGAAGCCAACAGAGAGCAATTATATCTGGCTAATTATTAGTTCTGTTCCAAAATTTTCAAAAAACAATAAAAAACTTCTTGGAGTTTGTTCTACTTTTCTCGAGGTTACCAAACGAATACTTGCCGAGGAAAAGCTTCAACAAAAGAGTACTTTATTAAACCAAACTGCTGATGTTGCTAAAATTGGAGGTTGGGAAGTAAACCTGAAAAAGAATACGGTTGAATGGACTATAACAACCAAAAAAATTCATGAGGTAGCTAATGACTATATTCCCACAATTGATGATGCGATAAATTTTTATACTCCTGAATCACGTGTGATAGTTAAGAATGCAGTGGAAGAAGCAATAAACAAAGGGGTATCCTACAATTTAGAGCTTCAGATAACAACCGCAAAAGGGAAAAAAAAATGGACAAATGCAATTGGCATCCCGGAAATGAGAGGCAATAAATGCGTGCGCTTCCATGGCATTTTTCAAGATATTACAGAAAGAAAACTTGCAGAAACAAAACGTCTTGAGCTAAACAGAAAATTAAAAAACAAAGAAAAACAGCTGGAGGCCATCAATCAACAACTTAGAGCACACGAACAACAACTAAAAAACGCAAACCAGCAATTAATAACAACAAACCAACAACTTACAGTCAATGAAGTACAATTAAAAACGCTAATAGAACAACTCCTCCTAAAAGAAAAGGAACTCAAAAAGAACAAAGAAACCGTTGAAAAATATCTTGATTTAGCAGCTGAAATCGTTTTGTCACTTGATTCAAAGGGAAGAATTTTAATGATAAACGAGAGCGGCGAAAAACTTCTTGGTTACGAAAAAGATGAACTTATTGGGAAAAACTGGTTCTCAACCTGTATTCCCGCGGCAGCGAAAAAACAAATAAAAAACGTATTTAATAACATACTTCAAAACAATAAATCCAATTATTCCACTTTTGAATCTGAAATTTTAACAAAAACAGGAGATATAAAAACAATTCTCTGGCACAATACAATCTTTCCTGACCCAAATAATGAAAATGCAGGCACTTTAAGTTCGGGCGAAGATATAACCAGCCGAAAAAAATACGAAAACCACATAATTGAGCTTAATCAACAGTTGCTGCTGGCGCAGAATATCGGAAAACTGGCTCACTGGCGCGTGGATTTAACAGAAAATCAAGCACATTGGTCAGATGAAATGTTTAATTTGTACGGAATTCCTATTGCCGAAGGGGAACTGACTTACAAAGAACAAAAAAAATATATTCATCCTGAAGACTGGAATCTGTTTCACAATTCAATACAAAAATTAAAAAACGAAGATGTTCCCTACGACATACAAATACGTTTAATACGGCGTGACAAAAAAATAGTCTGGACAAGAACAAAAGGTTTTTCTCAAAAAAATGAAGATGGGGAGATATTTGAGCTTTACGGAGTTGTACAGGACATCACCGACTATAAAAACACAGAAAATGAATTAATCGAACAAAAGCTATTGTTTGAAAATATGTTTAATGCAATTGAGGATGCAATTGTAATTACCGATATAGAAAGACGAGTAAAACTTGTTAATGAAGGTGTAAAAAAAACATTCAAATACACCAAAAAGGAATTAGACGGAAAGAACTCAGGAATACTTTATACAGACATTGCAGAGTATACCGACGTGGGATTAAAAATATTTGGAAATGAGGCACCGGACAAGAAATACTATTATGTCAGCAATTACAAAAGAGCCAACAAAACTACTTTCCCCGGGGAAACTTTTGGCACCAAATTATTCAACGCTAAAGGAGAATGGATCGGTAATTTGGCGATTATTCGGGATATTACAGAACGAGTAAAATACATAGAAGACATAAAAAAAGCAAAAGAAAAAGCAGAAGAAGCCGACAGGCTCAAATCAGCTTTCCTTGCCAATATGAGTCATGAAATCAGAACGCCCATGAATGGTATACTTGGATTTACAAGTTTATTAAACGAGCCGGGATTAACAGGTGAAGAAAAACAGCGTTTTATCGATATCATCCAACAAAGTGGAAACCGCATGTTAAATACAATCAATGATTTAATTGACATCTCGAGAATAGAAACAGGGCAGGTCGAACTATTTTTTAAAAGTGTTAATTTAAAAGAAGAAGTTGAAAATCAATACAATTTTTTTACAGCTGAAGCAAACAAAAAAGGCTTAACATTATTTCTGGAAGACAAGCTGGATGAAGAAGAAAAATATTTTGGAACCGACCTCAAAAAAATAAGTTCCATAATAACGAACCTTGTAAAAAATGCGATAAAATATACAGACAGAGGTTACATTGAAATTGGAATGGAAAAAAGAGACAGCAATCTGATATTTTATGTAAAAGATACGGGAATTGGTATTCCTAAACAAAGACAGTCGGCCATTTTTGACCGTTTTGTTCAGGCTGATATTGGTGATTCAAGGGCTTATGAAGGTTCGGGCCTCGGTTTGTCGATAACAAAAGCCTACGTTGAGATGTTAGGAGGGGAGATACATGTACATTCAAAAATTGGAGTAGGTACGCTATTTACAGTAGTACTTCCGGAAATTTCTGAAAAACAGAAAGCAAAGGAAGAAAAGCCAGACAAAGTTTCCGTTACCGTCAACAACGGGCTAAAAAAACTTAATGTATTGATAGCAGAAGATGACGAAACCAGCTTTTTACACCTTTCTTTTCTTTTGGAAAATTACGCAAAACAAATTCACAGAGCAAAAACAGGGCTGGAAGCGGTAAAACTCTTCAAAATAAATTCAGATCTTGACCTGGTTTTAATGGATATAAAAATGCCTGACATGGATGGTTTTGAAGCCACTAAAGAAATCAGGAAAATAGACCCTGATGTAGTAATAATTGCCCAAACGGCTTATGCGCTGGAAGGAGACAGGGCAAAAACACTGGAAGCAGGATGTAACAGTTATATTTCAAAACCTATTGATAAGGGTAAACTGATTTCATTAATAAAAAAATATTTTTAA
- a CDS encoding alkaline phosphatase, with amino-acid sequence MLKRLSLLVFLLAIGLNIFAQDAYMDAQAEDVEKTYVGGEKYEVKTYPHTFKTKKPKNIIFLIGDGMGVSQVFAGLTANHGRLFLDNFKHVGFSQTQSTSDFITDSAAGGTALSTGVRTYNGAIAVDTEKKPIKTILEKAEEKGLATGLVSTSTITHATPASFIAHQPNRNMYEEIAADFLKTDIDVFIGGGKAHFTQRKDGRNLVEEFKQKGYQFEEDIENIKKVKKGKLVGLIEEGDAGRLEHRKDMLPVSTETAINILSNNKKGFFLMVEGSQIDWGGHAGSTIYIVEDMLDFDKVVGKALDFASKNRETLVVVTADHETGGMAITGGDFETGMVKADYPLGGHTAVMVPVFAYGPGAEEFGGIMKNTDVNKKMEKLLLNK; translated from the coding sequence ATGCTTAAAAGATTATCACTGCTGGTATTTTTACTAGCCATTGGATTAAATATTTTTGCCCAAGACGCTTACATGGATGCGCAGGCAGAGGATGTTGAAAAAACCTATGTAGGTGGGGAAAAGTATGAGGTAAAAACTTACCCACATACTTTTAAAACTAAAAAACCTAAAAACATTATTTTCTTGATAGGTGATGGTATGGGAGTTTCTCAGGTTTTTGCAGGCTTAACAGCCAACCACGGTCGGCTTTTTCTTGATAATTTTAAACACGTCGGTTTCTCTCAAACTCAGTCAACATCTGATTTTATAACCGATTCAGCAGCAGGCGGCACAGCTCTCTCCACTGGAGTTAGAACCTATAACGGAGCCATTGCCGTTGACACGGAAAAAAAGCCAATAAAAACGATTTTGGAAAAAGCAGAAGAAAAAGGTCTTGCTACAGGACTCGTTTCTACTTCAACGATAACCCATGCAACTCCTGCGTCGTTTATTGCACATCAGCCAAACAGAAATATGTATGAAGAAATTGCTGCTGATTTTTTAAAAACCGATATTGATGTTTTTATTGGAGGGGGCAAAGCTCATTTCACTCAACGGAAAGATGGCAGAAATCTGGTGGAAGAATTTAAACAAAAAGGTTATCAATTTGAAGAGGATATTGAAAATATCAAAAAAGTAAAAAAGGGCAAACTCGTTGGGTTAATCGAAGAAGGTGACGCCGGAAGGCTTGAACATCGTAAAGATATGTTGCCCGTCTCAACAGAAACAGCCATTAATATTTTAAGTAACAACAAAAAAGGTTTCTTTTTGATGGTCGAAGGATCTCAGATCGATTGGGGTGGCCATGCCGGAAGTACTATTTATATTGTGGAAGACATGCTTGACTTCGACAAAGTTGTAGGGAAAGCTCTTGATTTTGCATCAAAAAACAGAGAAACACTTGTGGTTGTAACCGCCGACCATGAAACCGGCGGGATGGCGATTACCGGTGGCGATTTTGAAACCGGTATGGTAAAAGCCGATTATCCGTTGGGGGGGCACACCGCAGTTATGGTTCCGGTTTTTGCGTACGGCCCGGGAGCTGAAGAATTTGGTGGTATTATGAAAAATACAGATGTAAATAAAAAAATGGAAAAACTATTACTCAACAAATAG